In Thermobaculum terrenum ATCC BAA-798, one genomic interval encodes:
- a CDS encoding carbohydrate ABC transporter permease: protein MAGGIAKSGGFRGLRGRESLDGLLFAGPAILGLLIFTAYPIIYSFYLSFTEYNIISPPRFVGLANYEQMLLQDQLFRTSLKATLYYSVVSIPASLILSFLVALLMNQKVRGIAFYRTIWYLPSLVPAAAGAALWRWILNRDFGLLNIMLGNLGLPTPGWLIEPRWTIPSLVMIGLWMGLGSTMLVFLAGLQGVPTHLYEAAEIDGANFWHKFRHITIPMMSPIIFFNLILGIINSFQVFTIVYLIYTPTGSGSAGPSDSALFYMVYLYRNAFQYFKVGYAAALSWVLFLIIVVLTYLMFKFQHRWVYYEAERAG from the coding sequence ATGGCAGGAGGTATAGCTAAGAGTGGCGGATTCAGAGGTCTGAGGGGCAGGGAGAGCCTGGATGGGCTGCTCTTCGCGGGGCCAGCGATCCTGGGGCTGCTGATCTTCACGGCCTATCCCATCATCTACTCGTTCTACCTGAGCTTCACGGAGTACAACATCATTAGCCCACCGCGCTTCGTGGGGCTCGCCAACTACGAGCAGATGCTCCTCCAGGACCAGCTGTTCCGGACGTCCCTGAAAGCGACGCTCTACTACAGCGTGGTTAGCATCCCAGCTAGCCTGATCCTGAGCTTCCTGGTGGCGCTCTTGATGAACCAGAAGGTGAGGGGCATCGCTTTCTACCGCACGATATGGTACCTGCCCAGCCTGGTACCGGCTGCAGCAGGAGCCGCGCTGTGGAGGTGGATCCTCAACAGGGACTTCGGACTGCTCAACATCATGTTGGGTAACCTGGGCCTGCCCACCCCAGGGTGGCTGATAGAGCCGCGGTGGACGATCCCTTCACTCGTGATGATAGGCCTATGGATGGGCTTGGGGAGCACCATGCTGGTGTTTCTCGCGGGTCTGCAGGGGGTACCCACCCACCTGTACGAGGCGGCGGAGATAGATGGGGCCAACTTCTGGCACAAGTTCCGACACATCACCATCCCCATGATGTCTCCGATCATCTTCTTCAACCTGATTCTAGGGATCATAAACTCCTTCCAGGTCTTCACGATCGTCTACCTTATATACACGCCCACGGGCTCGGGCAGCGCTGGCCCGAGCGACTCGGCACTGTTCTACATGGTGTACCTGTACCGCAACGCCTTCCAGTACTTCAAGGTGGGCTACGCCGCGGCCCTTTCCTGGGTGCTGTTCCTGATCATAGTCGTGCTGACCTATCTGATGTTCAAGTTCCAGCACCGTTGGGTGTATTACGAAGCTGAGAGAGCGGGGTGA
- a CDS encoding FAD-binding oxidoreductase encodes MEELRREGLEVSESLVDRLAYSHDAWPLELKAAVLGRPHWLPRAVAWPETTEQVAVLLRWAQRHRVPVVPYGGGSGIVGGALADGSALVVDLKRMGRVLEVDESSLWVRAQVGISGQYLEDRLNARGLTLGHFPQSMRASTLGGWLAHRAAGVASTRYGKIEDMVLALEVVLPDGEVVRTSRVPRAATGPDLDQLFVGSEGCYGIITEATLQLHALPEVRRWRCYAVGEFERGLEAVRRVLQRDLRPAIVRLYDAVEATPYLEPWGRAGECLLLWGCEGYADMVALEVEHIEATCRGQGWSDLGDGPAELWWSRRFNTLGLVRPLLESRGVADALEVSADWSCLGRVYEGMREAMLAAVGERGKVYGHLSHAYLTGANLYMIFSAEAEDEEAVAHTYWRVLEAAFEACLSLGGSLSHHHGVGLAKARWLGREWGASGLRVLWRLQQALDPGGIMNPGKGLHPEVGDA; translated from the coding sequence TTGGAAGAGCTGAGGAGAGAGGGTTTAGAGGTATCGGAATCTCTGGTGGACAGGCTGGCCTACTCGCACGATGCCTGGCCGCTGGAGCTGAAGGCCGCAGTGCTCGGTCGGCCTCACTGGCTGCCCAGGGCCGTGGCCTGGCCCGAGACCACCGAGCAGGTGGCCGTGCTCCTGCGCTGGGCCCAGCGTCACCGGGTACCGGTGGTGCCGTATGGTGGGGGCTCGGGCATCGTGGGAGGTGCGCTGGCGGATGGGTCGGCCCTGGTGGTGGACCTCAAGCGCATGGGGCGGGTGTTGGAGGTGGACGAGAGCTCGCTATGGGTGCGCGCGCAGGTCGGGATCAGCGGGCAGTACCTGGAGGACCGCCTCAACGCCAGGGGGCTGACGCTGGGGCACTTCCCCCAGTCGATGCGGGCCTCCACGCTTGGCGGGTGGCTGGCGCACAGGGCTGCCGGGGTGGCCTCCACCCGCTACGGCAAGATAGAGGACATGGTGCTGGCGCTGGAGGTGGTGCTGCCGGATGGCGAGGTGGTGCGCACCTCTCGGGTGCCCCGCGCGGCCACGGGTCCGGACCTGGACCAGCTGTTCGTGGGCTCTGAGGGGTGCTACGGCATCATCACCGAGGCCACTCTCCAGCTGCACGCCTTGCCCGAGGTCCGTCGCTGGCGGTGCTACGCCGTGGGCGAGTTCGAGCGGGGGCTCGAGGCGGTGCGACGCGTGCTGCAGCGCGACCTGCGACCAGCCATCGTGAGGCTGTACGACGCAGTGGAGGCCACCCCCTACCTTGAGCCCTGGGGGCGAGCCGGGGAGTGCCTGCTGCTGTGGGGCTGCGAGGGGTACGCTGACATGGTGGCGCTGGAGGTGGAGCACATAGAGGCGACCTGCCGGGGGCAAGGGTGGAGCGACCTGGGGGATGGCCCCGCGGAGCTGTGGTGGAGTCGACGGTTCAACACCCTGGGACTGGTCCGCCCGCTGCTGGAGTCTCGGGGGGTGGCCGATGCGCTGGAGGTGTCGGCCGACTGGAGCTGCCTAGGCAGGGTCTACGAGGGCATGCGGGAGGCCATGCTGGCGGCGGTGGGGGAGCGCGGGAAGGTCTACGGCCACCTCTCCCACGCCTATCTGACGGGGGCCAACCTGTACATGATCTTCTCCGCGGAGGCCGAGGACGAGGAGGCGGTGGCCCACACCTACTGGCGGGTGCTGGAGGCGGCGTTCGAGGCTTGCCTGTCGCTGGGTGGCAGCCTCTCCCACCACCACGGGGTGGGGCTGGCCAAGGCGCGGTGGCTGGGGAGGGAGTGGGGAGCCTCAGGGCTGCGGGTGCTGTGGCGGCTACAGCAGGCGCTGGACCCTGGAGGGATCATGAACCCCGGCAAGGGGCTGCACCCGGAGGTGGGCGATGCTTGA
- a CDS encoding (Fe-S)-binding protein, giving the protein MLERYREAIRRNAMAHEQELFATPEVWALGSHAHTVSRRALLLWLVLTGHMDWSRELGDVLYAALTDGAQCAFSVYRYSEEGCPEETPYLRAARAELVRRGLAPEYVERAREAYLSEGTPWGKLERWTAPGEVVLLVDASTLALSPEVAEACRRVAQRVRPEVGLLAGVTTGYELYDLGLWDEAERAAREVAGGLQALGARLVVADSAEAAYALRRICPELGVELGCEVVHVSQWLCGLGDGLPPWRYEGVVTLHDSSRLGRGLGVYDPPRELIRRTGAQLRELRYHREQALPSGPTFGYPYPEAVEAIARRRLVEVLETGVEAVITTSPYARRNLRLVAPGAELRVLDLVEWLQHCWEG; this is encoded by the coding sequence ATGCTTGAGAGGTACAGGGAAGCTATCCGGCGCAACGCCATGGCGCACGAGCAGGAGCTTTTCGCCACTCCCGAGGTGTGGGCGCTGGGCAGTCACGCCCACACGGTGTCGCGGCGGGCGCTGCTGCTGTGGCTGGTGCTCACGGGCCACATGGACTGGTCGAGGGAGCTGGGGGATGTGCTGTACGCGGCGCTCACCGACGGCGCCCAGTGCGCCTTCTCCGTGTACCGCTACTCCGAGGAGGGCTGCCCGGAAGAGACCCCCTACCTGCGGGCGGCCAGGGCGGAGCTGGTGCGGCGGGGGCTGGCTCCCGAGTACGTGGAGCGGGCCAGGGAGGCCTACCTCTCAGAGGGTACGCCCTGGGGCAAGCTGGAGCGGTGGACGGCGCCCGGGGAGGTTGTGCTGCTGGTGGACGCCTCCACCCTGGCGCTCTCGCCCGAGGTCGCCGAGGCCTGCCGGCGGGTGGCCCAGCGGGTGCGCCCGGAGGTGGGGCTGCTCGCCGGAGTGACCACGGGCTACGAGCTGTACGACCTGGGGCTGTGGGACGAGGCCGAGCGCGCCGCCAGGGAGGTTGCCGGGGGCCTCCAGGCGCTGGGGGCGCGGCTGGTGGTTGCGGACTCGGCGGAGGCCGCCTACGCGCTACGGCGCATCTGCCCGGAGCTCGGGGTAGAGCTCGGGTGCGAGGTGGTGCACGTATCGCAGTGGCTGTGCGGGCTTGGGGACGGCCTGCCACCCTGGAGGTACGAGGGGGTGGTCACCCTGCACGACTCCTCCCGTCTGGGGAGGGGGCTGGGGGTGTACGATCCTCCCCGCGAGCTCATCAGGCGTACCGGTGCGCAGCTGCGAGAGCTGCGCTATCATCGAGAGCAAGCGCTGCCATCGGGGCCCACCTTCGGCTACCCCTATCCCGAGGCCGTCGAGGCGATAGCGCGGCGGCGGCTGGTGGAGGTCCTGGAGACCGGGGTGGAGGCGGTGATCACCACCTCCCCCTACGCCCGGCGCAACCTCCGCCTGGTGGCCCCGGGGGCCGAGCTGAGGGTGTTGGACCTTGTGGAGTGGCTACAACACTGTTGGGAGGGATGA
- a CDS encoding class I fructose-bisphosphate aldolase: protein MDARTGKKIRLGRLFRPSSGRAIVVAYSHGLLMGPMEGMVTLEEMRWRASALRAAEGLMVSPGMLGHLEEVFVGPDAPALVLHLDWQNFSRRVLAYPQGVSVALATVEEALAAGASAVMTYMFVGHADPHDEREEIERNARIARECERLGLPLIIEPRSAREKTHPEDRTDVGVLGMYVRVAAEVGADVVKCIYPGEGDAMARVVEGCPVPVLVAGGPRKETLREALEVAEVCVRVGCGGIMFGRNIYQAEDPRAALEAFQRVVHEGLSAQEALAKMQK, encoded by the coding sequence ATGGACGCGCGCACTGGCAAGAAGATCAGGCTGGGCAGGCTGTTTAGGCCCTCCAGCGGCCGAGCCATCGTGGTGGCCTACTCGCACGGGCTGCTGATGGGGCCCATGGAGGGGATGGTCACGCTGGAGGAGATGAGGTGGAGGGCGTCGGCGCTGCGGGCGGCCGAGGGGTTGATGGTCTCCCCGGGCATGCTGGGGCACCTGGAGGAGGTGTTCGTGGGGCCTGACGCGCCGGCGCTGGTGCTGCACCTGGACTGGCAGAACTTCAGCCGCAGGGTGCTGGCCTACCCGCAGGGCGTGTCGGTGGCGCTGGCGACGGTGGAGGAGGCGCTGGCCGCGGGGGCGTCGGCGGTGATGACGTACATGTTCGTGGGGCACGCCGACCCTCACGACGAGCGGGAGGAGATAGAGCGCAACGCTCGCATCGCGCGGGAGTGCGAGCGGCTGGGGCTGCCGCTGATCATCGAGCCCAGGAGCGCTCGGGAGAAGACGCACCCGGAGGACAGGACGGACGTGGGAGTGCTGGGGATGTACGTGCGCGTGGCGGCGGAGGTGGGGGCGGACGTGGTCAAGTGCATCTACCCTGGGGAAGGCGACGCCATGGCCAGGGTGGTGGAGGGTTGCCCCGTGCCGGTGTTGGTGGCTGGAGGGCCTCGCAAGGAGACGCTGCGGGAGGCGCTGGAGGTGGCCGAGGTGTGCGTGAGGGTCGGCTGCGGGGGCATCATGTTCGGCCGCAACATCTACCAGGCGGAGGATCCCAGGGCGGCGCTGGAGGCCTTCCAGCGCGTGGTGCATGAGGGGCTGAGCGCCCAGGAAGCACTAGCTAAGATGCAGAAGTGA
- a CDS encoding glucose-6-phosphate isomerase family protein — protein MSLIDLSQVAGFEVALDPHGLELRFGEGITSDPPEVRRRADIRQMLLDPQAEGPDHLYTIYMHIRLGRAAALEERGLGLGAVVYAAGTVGRERVRSQGHVHSCPPGTELAYSEVYEFWHGSGLMYLQDVASPEVSRVLLVPVGPGDKVPIPPGWVHVVVNTGEEPLVLGAVYALETRLLYEPLRELGGTAYYVLADGGLERNPRYRRVPEPRRVSVPRGRQACLEPDLPMVRALMEDPSCYDYVSRPQEHRALWDWLLGEWGG, from the coding sequence ATGTCGTTGATAGATCTTTCGCAGGTGGCAGGCTTTGAGGTGGCTCTGGACCCGCACGGGCTGGAGCTGCGCTTTGGGGAGGGGATAACGAGCGATCCCCCCGAGGTGCGGCGCAGGGCGGACATCCGGCAGATGCTGCTGGACCCCCAGGCAGAGGGCCCGGACCACCTCTACACCATATATATGCACATCCGCCTGGGGCGGGCGGCGGCGCTCGAGGAGCGTGGCCTTGGCCTGGGGGCGGTGGTCTACGCCGCCGGCACCGTGGGGCGAGAGCGGGTGCGCAGCCAGGGGCACGTGCACTCCTGTCCGCCCGGCACGGAGCTGGCCTACTCGGAGGTGTACGAGTTCTGGCACGGCAGCGGGCTGATGTACCTGCAGGACGTGGCCTCCCCGGAGGTGTCGCGGGTGCTGCTGGTGCCGGTGGGGCCCGGGGACAAGGTGCCCATCCCTCCGGGCTGGGTGCACGTGGTGGTCAACACGGGGGAGGAGCCCCTCGTGCTCGGGGCGGTGTACGCGTTGGAGACCAGGCTGCTGTACGAGCCGCTGCGGGAGCTTGGAGGTACCGCGTACTACGTGCTGGCGGATGGTGGGTTGGAGAGGAACCCACGCTACCGACGGGTGCCCGAGCCCAGGAGGGTGTCGGTGCCTCGGGGCCGGCAAGCCTGCCTGGAGCCCGATCTGCCGATGGTCCGAGCTCTCATGGAGGATCCCTCCTGCTACGACTACGTCTCCAGGCCCCAGGAGCACAGGGCTCTGTGGGACTGGCTGCTGGGGGAATGGGGAGGATGA
- a CDS encoding 1-phosphofructokinase family hexose kinase, protein MILTVSPNTSTDRVYVVSGFRPGATMRSHLSFDQAGGSGAHVSGVVGQLGGESRALVVLGGGNGLRWRAAAARQGIDYRAVEIDVENRSSVVVVDRQLGLVAEIVDGGPRLGGREHEALLELLRRELPAASLLVLSGSLPAGMPQDLYFSAIEVARGHGVRVIIDAHSEPMEAALGARPWMVKVNLEEFGGLMGGYPRDMAERVGAAQEFAARHGIEVLLLSMAQEGAVLAYGGHAWHLPVPPVPSHLPGSEGINPVGCGDAMVGAFAWAYERTGDVLEAARWGVAAAHVNLAKYEVPSCPLPEVEAVLSFVETRMVAQEEKV, encoded by the coding sequence ATGATCCTGACGGTATCTCCCAACACCTCCACCGACAGGGTGTACGTCGTCTCGGGGTTCCGTCCCGGGGCGACGATGCGCAGCCACCTGAGCTTCGACCAGGCTGGGGGGTCGGGCGCCCACGTCAGCGGCGTGGTGGGGCAGTTGGGCGGGGAGAGCAGGGCGCTCGTGGTGCTGGGCGGAGGCAACGGCCTGCGGTGGCGGGCTGCGGCCGCCCGCCAGGGCATAGACTACCGGGCGGTGGAGATCGACGTCGAGAACAGGTCCTCCGTGGTGGTGGTGGACAGGCAGCTGGGGTTGGTGGCCGAGATCGTGGATGGGGGGCCGCGGCTGGGGGGAAGGGAGCACGAGGCCCTGCTGGAGCTGCTTAGGCGGGAGCTGCCGGCGGCCTCCCTGCTGGTGCTCTCCGGCAGCCTGCCCGCCGGCATGCCCCAGGACCTGTACTTCTCGGCGATCGAGGTGGCCAGGGGGCACGGAGTGAGGGTCATCATCGACGCGCACTCGGAGCCTATGGAGGCCGCGCTGGGGGCTCGTCCATGGATGGTGAAGGTCAACCTGGAGGAGTTCGGGGGGCTCATGGGGGGATACCCCAGGGACATGGCTGAGAGGGTGGGGGCAGCGCAGGAGTTTGCCGCCCGACATGGGATCGAGGTGTTGCTGCTCTCCATGGCGCAGGAGGGGGCCGTGTTGGCCTATGGGGGGCATGCCTGGCACCTGCCAGTGCCCCCGGTTCCCAGCCACCTGCCGGGCTCGGAGGGCATCAATCCAGTGGGGTGCGGCGACGCCATGGTGGGGGCATTCGCCTGGGCCTACGAACGGACGGGCGATGTACTGGAGGCCGCCCGCTGGGGAGTGGCGGCGGCGCACGTCAACTTGGCCAAGTACGAGGTGCCCTCGTGCCCGCTGCCCGAGGTGGAGGCGGTGCTGAGTTTCGTGGAGACCAGGATGGTGGCGCAGGAGGAGAAGGTATGA